A region from the Pseudomonas sp. KU26590 genome encodes:
- the rmf gene encoding ribosome modulation factor: MRRLKRDPMERAFSRGYQFGVSGKSRELCPFTLPSVRQAWINGWREGRGDNWDGMTGTAGIHRLNELHAVG, translated from the coding sequence ATGAGAAGACTTAAGCGTGATCCGATGGAAAGAGCATTTTCGCGCGGATACCAATTTGGCGTATCCGGTAAATCCCGTGAGCTTTGCCCCTTTACTCTACCGTCAGTGCGTCAAGCCTGGATCAATGGCTGGCGAGAAGGACGCGGCGACAATTGGGACGGTATGACCGGCACTGCGGGCATTCACAGACTCAACGAACTTCATGCGGTCGGCTGA
- a CDS encoding quinone-dependent dihydroorotate dehydrogenase, with amino-acid sequence MYNLARQLLFKLSPETSHDLSIDLIGAGGRLGLNGLFNKAPMQLPVTVMGLRFPNPVGLAAGLDKNGAAIDGFAQLGFGFVEIGTVTPRPQPGNPKPRVFRLPHAEAIINRMGFNNLGVDNLVSRVQAAQYKGVLGINIGKNVDTPVERAVDDYLICLDKVYAHASYITVNVSSPNTPGLRSLQFGDSLKQLLEALRLRQEALTQLHGKRVPLAIKIAPDMSDEETVLVASALLESGMDAVIATNTTLSRQGVEGLPHGDEAGGLSGAPVREQSTHIVKVLAGELGGRLPIIAAGGITEGKHAAEKIAAGASLVQIYSGFIYKGPALIRESVDAIASMSR; translated from the coding sequence ATGTATAACCTGGCCCGCCAGTTACTGTTCAAACTCTCCCCGGAAACCTCCCACGATCTGTCCATCGACCTGATCGGAGCGGGCGGGCGTCTGGGGCTCAATGGCCTGTTCAACAAGGCGCCGATGCAGCTGCCGGTGACCGTCATGGGCCTGCGCTTCCCCAACCCGGTCGGGCTGGCGGCGGGGCTGGACAAGAACGGCGCGGCCATCGACGGCTTCGCCCAGTTGGGCTTCGGTTTCGTCGAGATCGGCACCGTCACGCCGCGCCCGCAACCGGGCAATCCGAAACCGCGCGTTTTCCGCCTGCCCCACGCCGAAGCCATCATCAACCGCATGGGCTTCAACAACCTGGGCGTCGACAATCTGGTCAGCCGGGTGCAAGCCGCGCAGTACAAAGGCGTGCTGGGCATCAACATCGGCAAGAACGTCGACACGCCCGTTGAGCGCGCCGTGGATGACTACCTCATCTGCCTGGACAAGGTGTACGCCCACGCCAGTTACATCACCGTCAACGTCAGCTCGCCCAACACCCCGGGCCTGCGCAGCCTGCAATTCGGCGATTCACTCAAGCAGTTGCTTGAAGCCTTGCGCTTGCGTCAGGAAGCCTTGACGCAGCTTCACGGCAAGCGCGTGCCGCTGGCGATCAAGATTGCCCCGGACATGAGCGATGAGGAAACGGTATTGGTCGCCAGCGCCCTGCTGGAGTCGGGTATGGACGCGGTGATCGCGACCAACACCACCCTCAGCCGTCAGGGCGTTGAAGGGTTGCCCCACGGCGACGAAGCCGGCGGGCTGTCGGGCGCTCCGGTGCGCGAGCAGAGCACGCACATCGTCAAGGTGCTGGCCGGTGAGTTGGGCGGGCGGTTGCCGATCATTGCTGCCGGCGGCATTACCGAGGGCAAGCACGCGGCCGAGAAGATCGCGGCGGGGGCGAGCCTTGTGCAGATTTATTCCGGGTTCATTTACAAGGGCCCGGCGCTGATCCGCGAATCGGTGGACGCGATCGCGTCAATGTCCCGCTGA
- a CDS encoding CmpA/NrtA family ABC transporter substrate-binding protein, producing MTDTLNPSLAWVNGSDAPELSSVDLGFMALTDSASLIVAATQGFAQPYGLNINLHRQSSWANLRDKLVSGELHAAHSLYGLVYAVQLGLAGPAKHMAVLMGLNQNGQSINLSRSLQDAGVTTPDALDRRTHQSDSKLTFAQTFPTGNHALWLYYWLASQGIHPLRDVDSVVVPPPQMVEHLQAGRIDGFCVGEPWGASAVQQNLGFTLATSQAIWPDHPEKVLACSLEFAEQYPNTARALVMAVLEASRFIEESADNRRSTAQLLSAAEYVNAPVGAIESRLLGEYDDGLGNRWHDHHAIRFHGDGEVNMPWLSDGMWFMTQFRRWGLLREDPDYLGVARSVQQLGLYREAAEALGIAVPPAPMRSSQLIDGKIWDGSDPARYARSFKLHALADAALVHADR from the coding sequence ATGACTGACACGCTCAACCCTTCGCTGGCCTGGGTCAACGGCAGCGATGCACCAGAACTCAGCAGCGTCGACCTCGGATTCATGGCGCTCACCGACAGCGCCTCGTTGATCGTCGCCGCGACCCAGGGCTTCGCCCAGCCCTATGGCTTGAACATCAACCTGCACCGGCAGTCATCGTGGGCCAACCTGCGCGACAAACTGGTCAGCGGCGAATTGCACGCCGCCCACAGCCTGTACGGCCTGGTCTACGCCGTGCAACTGGGGCTGGCCGGGCCGGCGAAGCACATGGCGGTGCTGATGGGGCTGAACCAGAACGGCCAGAGCATCAACCTGTCGCGGTCGCTGCAGGACGCGGGCGTGACCACTCCTGATGCACTCGACCGGCGCACGCACCAAAGCGACTCAAAACTGACTTTCGCCCAGACCTTTCCCACCGGCAATCACGCCCTGTGGTTGTATTACTGGCTCGCGAGTCAAGGCATTCACCCGTTGCGCGACGTCGACAGCGTGGTGGTGCCGCCGCCGCAAATGGTCGAGCACTTGCAGGCCGGGCGTATCGACGGCTTTTGCGTCGGCGAGCCGTGGGGTGCCAGTGCCGTTCAGCAGAACCTGGGCTTCACCCTGGCGACGTCCCAGGCCATCTGGCCGGATCACCCGGAAAAGGTGTTGGCGTGCAGCCTGGAATTCGCCGAGCAGTACCCGAACACGGCGCGGGCGCTGGTGATGGCCGTGCTTGAGGCCAGCCGCTTCATCGAAGAGAGCGCTGACAACCGGCGCAGCACCGCGCAGTTGCTCAGCGCCGCCGAATACGTCAACGCACCCGTCGGCGCCATCGAATCGCGGCTGCTGGGCGAGTACGATGACGGACTCGGCAACCGATGGCACGACCATCACGCCATCCGCTTCCACGGCGACGGTGAGGTGAACATGCCCTGGCTGTCCGACGGCATGTGGTTCATGACCCAGTTCCGCCGCTGGGGCTTGCTGCGCGAAGACCCGGACTATCTGGGTGTCGCCCGCAGCGTCCAGCAGCTCGGCCTTTACCGAGAGGCCGCTGAAGCGCTGGGCATCGCCGTGCCGCCGGCGCCGATGCGCAGCAGCCAGTTGATCGACGGCAAAATCTGGGACGGCAGCGATCCGGCGCGGTACGCCCGCAGCTTCAAGCTGCACGCGCTGGCCGATGCCGCCCTTGTTCATGCTGATCGCTGA
- a CDS encoding ANTAR domain-containing response regulator — MLRILLINDTPKKVGRLKAALTEAGFEVIDESGLIIDLPARVQAVRPDVILIDTESPGRDVLEQVVLVTRDLPRPIVMFTDEHDPVVMRQAIKSGVSAYIVEGIHAQRLQPILDVAMARFETDQDLRAQLHARDQQLAERKRIETAKGLLMKMKQCNEEDAYTLMRRQAMSRQQKLIQVAEQIIAMSELLG, encoded by the coding sequence ATGCTGCGCATCCTGCTGATCAACGACACCCCCAAAAAGGTCGGTCGGCTGAAAGCGGCGCTGACCGAAGCCGGTTTCGAGGTCATCGACGAATCCGGTCTGATCATCGACCTGCCCGCACGGGTCCAGGCCGTGCGCCCGGACGTGATCCTCATCGACACCGAATCGCCCGGCCGTGATGTGCTGGAGCAAGTGGTGCTGGTGACCCGGGATCTGCCGCGCCCGATCGTGATGTTCACCGATGAGCACGATCCCGTCGTGATGCGTCAGGCGATCAAGTCCGGGGTCAGCGCCTACATCGTCGAGGGTATCCACGCACAGCGCCTGCAGCCGATTCTCGACGTCGCCATGGCCCGCTTCGAAACCGATCAGGACCTGCGCGCGCAACTGCATGCCCGCGATCAACAACTGGCCGAACGCAAGCGCATCGAAACGGCCAAGGGGCTGTTGATGAAGATGAAGCAGTGCAACGAGGAAGACGCCTACACCCTGATGCGACGCCAGGCCATGAGCCGGCAGCAGAAGCTGATTCAGGTGGCCGAGCAGATCATTGCGATGAGTGAGCTGTTGGGCTGA
- a CDS encoding nitrate/nitrite transporter, whose product MNTSFWKAGHKPTLFAAFLYFDLSFMVWYLLGPMAVQIAADLHLTTQQRGLMVATPILAGAFLRFIMGMLADQLSPKTAGIIGQVIVIAALLGAWQLGIHSYEQALLLGVFLGMAGASFAVALPLASQWYPPQHQGKAMGIAGAGNSGTVFAALIAPVLAASFGWNNVFGFAVAPLLLTLIAFSLMAKNAPERPKAKSMADYFKALGDRDSWWFMFFYSVTFGGFIGLASALPGYFNDQYGLSPVTAGYYTAACVFGGSMMRPLGGALADRFGGIRTLSGMYAVAAICIAAVGFNLPSSWAALALFVAAMLGLGAGNGAVFQLVPQRFRKEIGVMTGLIGMAGGIGGFLLAAGLGAIKQNTGEYQLGLWLFAFLGVLAWFGLMNVKRRWRTTWGSAAVTAARV is encoded by the coding sequence ATGAACACGAGTTTCTGGAAAGCCGGCCATAAACCGACACTGTTCGCAGCGTTCCTGTATTTCGACCTGAGCTTCATGGTCTGGTACCTGCTCGGTCCGATGGCGGTGCAGATTGCCGCCGACCTGCACCTGACCACCCAGCAGCGCGGCCTGATGGTCGCCACGCCGATTCTCGCGGGTGCGTTTCTACGCTTCATCATGGGCATGCTCGCCGATCAGCTGTCGCCGAAGACCGCCGGGATCATCGGTCAGGTCATCGTCATAGCCGCGCTGCTGGGCGCCTGGCAACTGGGCATTCACAGCTATGAACAAGCGCTTCTGCTCGGCGTGTTCCTTGGCATGGCCGGCGCGTCCTTCGCCGTGGCACTGCCGCTGGCCTCGCAATGGTACCCGCCCCAGCACCAAGGCAAAGCCATGGGCATCGCCGGCGCCGGCAACTCCGGCACTGTGTTCGCGGCACTGATCGCGCCAGTCCTCGCGGCCAGCTTCGGCTGGAACAACGTATTCGGCTTTGCCGTGGCGCCGCTGCTGCTGACCCTCATCGCTTTCTCGCTCATGGCAAAAAACGCCCCGGAACGCCCCAAGGCCAAATCCATGGCTGACTATTTCAAAGCCCTGGGCGACCGCGACAGCTGGTGGTTCATGTTCTTCTACAGCGTGACCTTCGGCGGCTTCATCGGCCTGGCCAGCGCCCTGCCCGGCTATTTCAACGATCAATACGGCCTGAGCCCGGTGACCGCGGGTTATTACACCGCCGCCTGCGTCTTCGGCGGCAGCATGATGCGGCCACTGGGCGGCGCCCTCGCCGATCGCTTCGGCGGGATCCGCACGCTGTCCGGCATGTACGCCGTCGCCGCGATCTGCATCGCCGCCGTCGGCTTCAACCTGCCCAGCTCCTGGGCGGCACTGGCGCTGTTCGTCGCCGCCATGCTCGGCCTCGGGGCCGGTAACGGCGCGGTCTTCCAGTTGGTGCCGCAACGCTTTCGCAAAGAGATCGGCGTGATGACCGGCCTGATCGGCATGGCCGGTGGCATCGGTGGCTTCCTGCTCGCCGCCGGGCTCGGCGCGATCAAGCAAAACACCGGCGAGTACCAACTGGGCCTTTGGCTGTTCGCGTTCCTCGGCGTGCTGGCCTGGTTCGGCTTGATGAACGTCAAGCGTCGCTGGAGAACCACCTGGGGCTCGGCCGCTGTCACCGCCGCCCGCGTCTAG
- a CDS encoding bifunctional protein-serine/threonine kinase/phosphatase, producing the protein MQLRVAELSATGPRTENQDAIRVVTPAPALAASKGYLFALADGVSQCADGGLASRATLQALAMDYYATPETWSVAQALDRLLLAQNRWLLANGLLTTLSALVLRGRRFTLAHVGDCRVYRWHSGLLQRVSQDHVWEQPDMQHVLKRALGLDQYVVMDYLDGELRQGERLLLVSDGVWATLGDDRIGSILNEQADLDTAVRTLVNAAHLSGSADNASALLVQVDQLGSDSLGETLLQLQQWPVPALLKAGQTFEGWQVEARLSDSRQSLLYRVRDNQQQQWLLKTLPPSRLEEAGAAQALLLEEWFLRRVAGRFFPELHPLGQRQHLYYVMREYSGQTLADIFDQEGPMALSPWLSLARELIAAVGLLHRRNIIHRDIKPENLLLEKAGGLRILDFGLAYSPGLSVDQNGDVPGTPSYMAPEAFEGAEPSPGFDLYGASVTLYFLLTGHYPYGEIEPFQRRRFGNPLPVSRYRPDVPDWLEQHLERALLADPLKRFETAEHWLVHFQQGELSPLNKRTIPLLEREPLKVWRTVALVSLLFNLVLWVLLLKR; encoded by the coding sequence TTGCAACTGCGCGTCGCCGAACTCAGCGCCACCGGCCCGCGGACGGAGAATCAGGACGCCATACGCGTAGTAACTCCTGCCCCGGCGCTGGCCGCCAGCAAGGGTTATCTGTTCGCCCTCGCAGACGGCGTCAGTCAATGCGCGGACGGCGGACTGGCATCCCGGGCCACGCTGCAGGCATTAGCCATGGATTACTACGCGACGCCGGAAACCTGGAGCGTCGCACAGGCCCTCGACCGCCTGCTGCTGGCGCAAAACCGCTGGCTGCTGGCCAACGGCTTGTTGACCACCCTCAGTGCGCTGGTCCTGCGCGGGCGCCGCTTCACCCTCGCCCACGTCGGCGACTGTCGTGTGTATCGCTGGCACTCAGGCCTGCTCCAGCGAGTCAGCCAGGACCACGTCTGGGAACAGCCGGACATGCAGCACGTGCTGAAACGCGCGCTGGGTCTGGATCAATACGTGGTCATGGATTACCTGGACGGCGAGCTGCGCCAAGGCGAGCGTTTGTTGCTGGTCAGCGATGGCGTGTGGGCAACGTTGGGCGATGACCGAATCGGCTCGATTCTCAACGAGCAGGCAGATCTGGATACGGCTGTCCGAACGCTGGTCAACGCCGCGCATCTTTCGGGCAGCGCCGATAACGCAAGCGCTTTGCTAGTACAGGTCGATCAGTTGGGCTCGGACAGCCTGGGCGAAACGCTGCTGCAACTTCAGCAATGGCCTGTGCCAGCCCTTCTCAAAGCAGGCCAGACCTTTGAAGGCTGGCAGGTCGAGGCGCGTTTGAGCGACTCGCGACAGTCCCTTCTGTATCGCGTACGCGACAACCAACAGCAACAGTGGTTATTGAAGACGCTGCCGCCCTCGCGCCTTGAGGAGGCCGGCGCGGCGCAGGCCCTGTTGCTGGAAGAGTGGTTCTTGCGTCGCGTCGCGGGTCGCTTCTTTCCAGAGCTGCACCCCCTTGGCCAGCGCCAGCATCTGTATTACGTGATGCGTGAGTACTCCGGCCAGACCCTGGCTGACATCTTCGATCAGGAAGGGCCGATGGCGCTGTCGCCGTGGCTGAGTCTGGCCCGGGAACTGATCGCTGCCGTCGGTCTGCTGCACCGTCGCAACATCATTCACCGTGACATCAAGCCGGAAAATCTGCTGCTTGAGAAAGCAGGAGGTTTACGCATTCTGGATTTCGGGCTCGCCTACAGCCCAGGTCTCTCAGTGGATCAAAACGGCGACGTGCCCGGCACGCCCAGCTACATGGCCCCTGAAGCCTTCGAAGGTGCAGAACCCAGCCCGGGCTTTGATCTGTATGGCGCCAGCGTCACGCTGTACTTCCTGCTCACCGGCCACTATCCCTACGGCGAGATCGAGCCCTTCCAGCGCCGCCGCTTCGGCAATCCGCTGCCGGTGAGCCGTTACCGCCCGGATGTCCCGGACTGGCTGGAACAGCATCTAGAGCGTGCCCTGCTGGCTGATCCGCTGAAGCGCTTCGAGACCGCCGAGCACTGGCTCGTGCACTTTCAACAGGGCGAACTCTCGCCGCTGAATAAACGGACAATCCCACTGCTGGAGCGTGAGCCGCTTAAAGTCTGGCGCACAGTTGCCTTGGTGTCGCTGCTGTTCAATCTGGTGTTGTGGGTGTTGCTACTCAAACGCTAA
- a CDS encoding OmpA family protein: MKLKNTLGLAIGTIVAATSFGALAQGQGAVEIEGFAKKEQYDSARNFKNDGNLFGGSVGYFLTDDVELRLGYDEVHNVRSDDGKNIKGADTALDALYHFNNPGDMLRPYVSAGFSDQSIGQNGSGGRNRSTFANIGGGAKLYFTDNFYARAGVEAQYNIDQGDTEWAPSVGIGVNFGGGSKKVEAAPAPVAEVCSDSDNDGVCDNVDKCPDTPANVTVDANGCPAVAEVVRVELDVKFDFNKSVVKPNSYGDIKNLADFMKQYPQTTTTVEGHTDSVGPDAYNQKLSERRANAVKQVLVNQYGVGANRVNSVGYGETRPVADNATDAGRAVNRRVEAQVEAQAK; encoded by the coding sequence ATGAAACTGAAAAACACCTTGGGCTTGGCCATTGGTACTATTGTTGCCGCAACTTCGTTCGGCGCTCTGGCACAAGGCCAAGGCGCAGTCGAAATCGAAGGCTTCGCCAAGAAAGAACAGTACGACAGCGCTCGTAACTTCAAAAACGACGGCAACCTGTTCGGCGGTTCTGTTGGCTACTTCCTGACCGACGACGTTGAATTGCGTCTGGGCTATGACGAAGTGCACAACGTCCGTAGCGACGACGGCAAGAACATCAAGGGCGCTGATACCGCTCTGGACGCTCTTTACCACTTCAACAACCCGGGCGACATGCTGCGTCCGTACGTCTCGGCTGGTTTCTCCGATCAGAGCATCGGTCAGAACGGCAGCGGCGGTCGTAACCGCTCCACCTTCGCCAACATCGGCGGCGGTGCCAAGCTGTACTTCACTGACAACTTCTATGCCCGTGCTGGCGTTGAAGCTCAGTACAACATCGACCAGGGCGACACCGAGTGGGCGCCAAGCGTCGGTATCGGTGTGAACTTCGGCGGCGGTTCGAAGAAAGTTGAAGCAGCACCGGCTCCAGTAGCTGAAGTGTGCTCCGACAGCGACAACGACGGCGTTTGCGACAACGTTGACAAGTGCCCTGACACCCCAGCAAACGTGACTGTCGACGCTAACGGCTGCCCAGCTGTTGCTGAAGTCGTACGCGTTGAGCTGGACGTTAAATTCGACTTCAACAAGTCGGTTGTGAAGCCAAACAGCTACGGCGACATCAAGAACCTGGCTGACTTCATGAAGCAGTACCCACAGACCACCACCACTGTTGAAGGTCACACTGACTCCGTCGGTCCTGACGCTTACAACCAGAAGCTGTCCGAGCGTCGTGCAAACGCCGTTAAGCAAGTTCTGGTTAACCAGTACGGTGTTGGCGCTAACCGCGTAAACTCGGTTGGCTACGGTGAAACCCGCCCAGTTGCTGACAACGCAACTGACGCTGGCCGCGCTGTAAACCGTCGCGTAGAAGCACAAGTAGAAGCCCAAGCTAAGTAA
- the sigX gene encoding RNA polymerase sigma factor SigX, whose amino-acid sequence MNNVQSPSLRYDPRELSDEELVERSHAELFHVTRAYEELMRRYQRTLFNVCARYLGNDRDADDVCQEVMLKVLYGLKNFEGKSKFKTWLYSITYNECITQYRKERRKRRLLDALSLDPLEEASEEKTPKPEEKGGLDRWLVHVNPIDREILVLRFVAELEFQEIADIMHMGLSATKMRYKRALDKLREKFAGVTET is encoded by the coding sequence TTGAATAACGTTCAATCGCCCTCTCTGCGCTACGACCCACGCGAGCTCTCCGACGAGGAGCTGGTTGAGCGTTCGCACGCCGAGCTGTTTCACGTCACGCGGGCGTACGAAGAATTGATGCGTCGTTACCAGCGGACACTTTTTAACGTGTGCGCACGCTATCTGGGGAACGATCGCGATGCTGATGATGTCTGTCAGGAAGTGATGCTTAAGGTGTTGTATGGCTTGAAGAACTTCGAGGGTAAATCGAAGTTCAAGACCTGGCTCTACAGCATCACGTACAACGAATGCATCACGCAGTACAGGAAGGAGCGGCGAAAGCGTCGGTTGCTGGACGCTTTGAGTCTTGACCCCCTCGAGGAAGCGTCGGAAGAAAAGACGCCAAAACCAGAAGAAAAGGGCGGGCTTGATCGCTGGCTTGTGCATGTGAACCCGATCGACAGGGAAATTCTGGTGCTACGATTTGTCGCAGAGCTGGAGTTTCAGGAGATCGCAGACATCATGCACATGGGCCTGAGTGCCACGAAAATGCGTTACAAGCGGGCACTTGATAAATTACGTGAGAAATTTGCAGGCGTTACCGAAACTTAA
- a CDS encoding mechanosensitive ion channel family protein, translated as MELDLWTQSLVTAMTALWTKVANFIPNLFGALVVVLLGFVVAKLLDTLLSKLLAKLGLDRLMGGTGLTKLISRAGIQVPISTLIGKIVYWFVLLIFLVSAAESLGLERVSATLDMLALYLPKVFGAALVLLVGVLLAQLVNGIVRGAAEGVGLDYSAGLGRIAQWLVIIISISVAISQLEVKTDLLNHVIVIGLITVGLAVALAMGLGSREIASQILAGIYVRELYQVGQQVRVGEVEGQIEEIGTVKTTLLTEEGELVSLSNRILLEQRVSSR; from the coding sequence ATGGAATTGGATCTCTGGACGCAGAGCCTGGTTACCGCAATGACTGCGTTGTGGACCAAAGTCGCGAACTTCATCCCGAATCTGTTCGGCGCGCTGGTCGTAGTGCTTTTGGGTTTCGTGGTTGCAAAACTGCTCGACACCCTGCTATCCAAGCTGTTGGCCAAACTCGGTCTGGATCGCCTGATGGGCGGCACCGGTTTGACCAAACTGATCAGCCGCGCCGGGATTCAGGTCCCGATATCGACGCTGATCGGCAAGATCGTTTATTGGTTCGTGCTCTTGATTTTTTTGGTATCAGCGGCAGAATCGCTGGGGCTGGAGCGGGTCTCCGCGACGCTGGACATGCTAGCGCTGTACCTGCCGAAGGTTTTCGGCGCCGCGCTGGTGTTGCTGGTCGGTGTCTTGCTGGCGCAGTTGGTCAACGGTATTGTGCGAGGCGCCGCCGAAGGGGTGGGCCTGGATTACTCGGCTGGCCTGGGGCGAATCGCTCAGTGGCTGGTGATCATCATCAGTATTTCGGTGGCGATCAGTCAGCTGGAGGTCAAAACCGACCTGCTGAACCATGTAATTGTTATCGGATTGATTACCGTTGGTCTGGCCGTTGCGTTGGCCATGGGACTGGGCAGTCGCGAAATCGCGAGCCAGATCCTGGCAGGAATTTATGTGCGTGAGTTGTATCAGGTAGGGCAACAAGTGCGTGTGGGTGAGGTCGAAGGGCAGATCGAAGAAATTGGCACGGTGAAAACCACCCTGCTGACCGAGGAAGGGGAGTTGGTGTCTTTGTCCAACCGGATCCTCCTCGAGCAGCGAGTGAGCAGCCGTTGA
- a CDS encoding CrfX protein, translating to MHDPFEESLRDMLNASSSSRDDDAVLGRVLKTANRQVGAGDLFSLLGRCTQALMIAVNNGSAHVSPVSRRKATRAGTTFSGTGAQDKAD from the coding sequence ATGCACGACCCGTTTGAAGAATCACTGCGCGACATGCTCAACGCTTCGTCGAGCAGCCGGGACGATGATGCCGTTCTGGGCCGAGTGTTGAAGACCGCCAACCGTCAGGTCGGCGCCGGTGATCTGTTCAGTCTTCTGGGTCGTTGCACGCAGGCGTTGATGATCGCCGTGAATAACGGCTCCGCTCACGTTTCACCCGTTTCTCGCCGCAAGGCGACACGTGCCGGTACTACGTTTAGCGGTACCGGTGCACAAGACAAGGCTGATTGA
- a CDS encoding zinc transporter ZntB, with protein MFDETNAQWGLVHALVLDGKGGARFIPRTALDGLQLEPHESVWLHWDRSHPQTQTWLRKTSGLSEFVCDLMLEENTRPRLLALPDNELLLFLRGVNLNPGAEPEDMVSVRIFAAAQRVISLRLRSLRATDELIASLNEGKGPKTASELLLYLAQFLTEKVQAVVSELTELADDMEERMDADERYLPEHGNMVHIRRRAAGLRRFLAPQRDIYAQLTRSKMPWFVEDDADYWNELNNSLTRYLEELELIRERVGLVLEAEDRRRNERMNRTIYRFGVITGIFLPMSFLTGLLGINVGGIPGSENPYGFVYACGLMLVVAVGQMWLFKRLRWV; from the coding sequence ATGTTCGACGAAACAAACGCGCAGTGGGGGCTGGTTCATGCCCTCGTGTTGGACGGAAAGGGCGGGGCACGTTTTATCCCCCGAACTGCACTGGATGGTCTGCAGCTGGAGCCCCACGAAAGTGTGTGGCTCCATTGGGACCGCAGCCACCCGCAGACCCAGACGTGGTTGCGCAAGACCAGCGGTCTGAGCGAGTTTGTCTGTGACCTGATGCTGGAAGAGAACACCCGGCCACGCCTGTTGGCCTTGCCGGACAATGAATTGCTGCTGTTCCTGCGCGGGGTCAACCTGAACCCGGGCGCAGAACCGGAAGACATGGTATCGGTGCGTATTTTCGCCGCCGCCCAGCGCGTCATCTCGTTGCGCCTGCGCTCGCTGCGGGCAACCGACGAGCTGATCGCGTCATTGAATGAAGGTAAGGGCCCGAAAACAGCGTCGGAATTGCTGTTGTATCTGGCTCAGTTTCTGACCGAAAAGGTTCAAGCGGTGGTCAGCGAGCTGACAGAACTGGCCGATGACATGGAGGAGCGCATGGATGCCGACGAGCGGTATCTGCCCGAGCACGGCAACATGGTTCACATCCGCCGGCGAGCGGCGGGACTGCGTCGTTTCCTGGCGCCTCAGCGCGACATCTACGCTCAGCTGACGCGCAGCAAGATGCCGTGGTTCGTGGAAGACGATGCCGATTACTGGAACGAATTGAACAACAGCCTGACGCGCTATCTCGAAGAGCTGGAATTGATCCGAGAGCGCGTGGGGCTGGTGCTTGAGGCCGAAGACAGGCGTCGCAACGAACGCATGAACAGGACCATCTATCGGTTTGGGGTCATCACTGGCATCTTCCTGCCGATGAGCTTCCTGACCGGTTTGTTGGGCATCAATGTGGGGGGCATCCCAGGGTCGGAAAATCCCTACGGATTTGTGTACGCCTGCGGCCTGATGCTCGTTGTGGCCGTCGGCCAGATGTGGCTGTTCAAGCGATTGCGCTGGGTATGA
- the rraA gene encoding ribonuclease E activity regulator RraA has protein sequence MHYITPDLCDAYPELVQVVEPMFSNFGGRDSFGGEIVTLKCFEDNSLVREQADQPGHGKVLVVDGGGSLRCALLGDMIAEKAAKNGWEGMVIFGCVRDVDVLAQTDLGVQALASHPLKTEKRGLGDLNKVVTFGGVTFKPGAFIYADNNGIIVSPSALKMPD, from the coding sequence ATGCATTACATCACCCCGGACTTGTGCGACGCCTACCCTGAGCTGGTTCAAGTGGTAGAACCGATGTTCAGCAACTTTGGTGGCCGTGATTCATTTGGCGGTGAGATCGTCACGCTCAAGTGCTTCGAAGACAATTCCTTGGTCCGCGAGCAGGCCGATCAGCCTGGCCACGGCAAAGTGCTGGTCGTGGACGGCGGAGGCTCACTGCGTTGCGCCCTGCTCGGCGACATGATCGCTGAAAAGGCGGCGAAAAACGGTTGGGAGGGCATGGTGATTTTCGGTTGCGTGCGCGACGTCGATGTCCTGGCACAGACCGATCTGGGTGTGCAGGCCTTGGCCAGTCATCCGCTCAAGACCGAAAAGCGCGGCCTGGGTGATCTGAACAAGGTGGTGACCTTCGGCGGTGTGACGTTCAAGCCGGGCGCATTCATCTATGCCGACAACAACGGCATCATCGTCTCGCCCAGCGCGCTGAAGATGCCGGACTGA